The Pirellulimonas nuda genome includes a region encoding these proteins:
- a CDS encoding response regulator, with amino-acid sequence MPETPFPDAAPRVLVFDRSSESREVLRTLLARRGVRTLDAANGGGAVRLAESEDWALLVADAESDLSSNAETIVQLRNAAHRKGAPFLLLGSTGKIGDLGALAGDTCLQKPYHYGALLHRIGELLRDRPAA; translated from the coding sequence GTGCCGGAAACTCCCTTTCCCGACGCCGCGCCCCGGGTGCTGGTGTTCGACCGATCGTCTGAGTCACGCGAGGTCCTGCGTACGCTGCTGGCTCGACGCGGCGTGCGGACGCTCGACGCGGCCAACGGCGGCGGGGCCGTGCGCTTGGCCGAATCGGAGGATTGGGCGCTCCTGGTAGCCGATGCCGAGAGCGATTTGTCCAGCAACGCAGAGACGATCGTCCAACTGCGGAACGCCGCCCACCGCAAAGGCGCCCCATTCCTACTACTGGGTTCGACCGGAAAAATAGGCGACCTGGGCGCCCTGGCGGGCGATACTTGCTTGCAAAAACCCTACCACTACGGCGCCCTGCTCCATAGAATCGGGGAACTCCTGAGGGACCGGCCTGCCGCGTAA
- a CDS encoding ATP-binding protein, protein MPSLFVIQGRDQGTRYEIDGDDLSIGRISENAIQLNDTEVSRQHAQVLHLGDRLVIRDLNSSNGTFVNGAAIRQHELKTGDQVQVGRTLLLFTGVLEEGVDVIDDVDIIAASQNIENSRIVRAMSQSAGSELLSLPADQTQSPWLARARSNLQLMYRTALAVSHTMDIEQLLDRIMDMILEWVDADRGCIMLRDEETGELAPKVRRHRRGVQNEDRIAISKTILDYVVEKGEGVLTSNAREDDRWDPAQSIVQLGVREAICVPMQGRYGVVGVIYIDTSISPKQVILQKSNNKFGEEHLKLMIAIGHQAALAVEDTSYYKATVQAERLAAVGQTIATLSHHIKNILQGVRGGSYLIELGMKDHQQALDGEENDGLADPEAMGRAVETMRKGWGIVEKNQERISALVLDMLTFSKEREPDPQPSDLNEITADAIELMETRAGEAEVELAFDPAAEMPSILLDPEALHRAILNVVSNAIDACETATPEGGRRVRVATSIDLVKNVAGVTVSDNGVGIEKGDIDRIFTVFVSKKGGRGTGLGLPVTRKILEEHGGKVRVESKQGEGSTFTLELPIKRDRPARKSAERAASETLDDSPSNTLVAPK, encoded by the coding sequence GTGCCTTCGCTCTTCGTCATCCAGGGTCGCGATCAGGGAACGCGCTACGAGATCGATGGGGACGACCTGTCGATCGGCCGCATCTCTGAGAACGCCATCCAGTTGAACGACACCGAGGTGTCGCGCCAGCACGCCCAGGTGCTGCATCTGGGCGATCGGCTAGTGATCCGCGACCTCAACAGCTCCAACGGCACCTTCGTCAACGGCGCGGCGATCCGCCAGCACGAGCTGAAGACGGGCGACCAGGTGCAGGTGGGGCGCACCCTGCTGCTGTTCACCGGCGTGCTGGAAGAGGGGGTCGACGTCATCGACGACGTCGACATCATCGCCGCCAGCCAGAACATCGAGAACTCGCGCATCGTCCGCGCCATGAGCCAGTCCGCGGGGAGCGAGTTGTTGTCGCTGCCGGCGGACCAAACGCAGAGCCCCTGGCTGGCGCGGGCGCGCAGCAACCTGCAGCTGATGTACCGCACCGCGCTGGCGGTGAGCCACACGATGGACATCGAGCAGTTGCTCGACCGGATCATGGACATGATCCTCGAGTGGGTCGACGCGGACCGCGGCTGCATCATGCTCCGCGACGAAGAGACGGGCGAGCTCGCCCCCAAGGTCCGCCGCCACCGCCGCGGCGTGCAGAACGAAGACCGCATCGCGATCTCCAAGACCATCCTCGACTACGTGGTTGAGAAGGGCGAAGGGGTGCTCACCAGCAACGCACGCGAAGACGACCGCTGGGACCCCGCGCAAAGCATCGTGCAGTTGGGCGTGCGTGAAGCCATCTGCGTGCCGATGCAGGGACGCTACGGCGTGGTGGGGGTGATCTACATCGACACCTCGATCTCACCCAAGCAGGTGATCCTGCAGAAGAGCAATAACAAGTTCGGCGAGGAGCACCTGAAGCTGATGATCGCCATCGGCCACCAGGCGGCGCTGGCGGTCGAAGACACCTCCTACTACAAAGCCACCGTCCAGGCCGAACGCCTCGCCGCGGTGGGGCAGACCATCGCCACCCTCTCGCACCACATCAAGAACATCCTCCAGGGGGTCCGAGGCGGCAGCTACCTGATCGAGCTGGGCATGAAAGACCACCAGCAGGCGCTCGACGGGGAAGAGAACGACGGCCTGGCCGACCCCGAAGCCATGGGCCGCGCCGTGGAGACGATGCGCAAGGGCTGGGGCATCGTTGAAAAGAACCAAGAGCGGATCTCTGCCCTGGTGCTCGACATGCTCACGTTCAGCAAGGAACGCGAGCCCGACCCGCAGCCCTCGGACCTCAACGAGATCACCGCGGACGCCATCGAGCTGATGGAGACGCGGGCCGGCGAAGCGGAAGTCGAGCTGGCCTTCGATCCCGCCGCGGAAATGCCCAGCATCCTGCTCGACCCCGAGGCGCTGCACCGCGCCATCCTCAACGTGGTGAGCAACGCCATCGACGCCTGCGAGACCGCCACGCCCGAGGGGGGTCGCCGGGTGCGCGTCGCCACGTCGATCGACCTAGTGAAGAACGTGGCCGGCGTGACCGTCTCCGACAACGGCGTCGGGATCGAGAAAGGAGACATCGACCGCATCTTCACGGTGTTTGTCTCGAAAAAGGGGGGCCGCGGCACCGGGCTGGGCCTGCCCGTGACCCGCAAGATCCTCGAAGAACACGGCGGCAAGGTGCGGGTCGAAAGCAAGCAGGGCGAGGGGAGCACCTTCACGCTCGAGCTGCCGATCAAGCGCGACCGCCCCGCCCGCAAGAGCGCTGAACGCGCCGCTAGCGAAACGCTTGACGACTCGCCCAGCAACACGCTCGTGGCGCCGAAGTAG
- a CDS encoding MBL fold metallo-hydrolase, translated as MATKLRVETIVSSPFEENTYVLWRDGDPRCVVIDPGLEPGAVIACIEENGLEPAAILITHGHTDHIAGNAGMKQRWPDCPLVIGHGDAPKLTDPWANLSATHGFEIVSPPADKLVAEGNTYEAAGISFEVRETPGHSTGHVVFISREADGVQVWGGDVLFAGSVGRTDFPGCSFEVLRESIETQLFTLEDEAVVYPGHGPTTTIGKEKRTNPFVGKAVR; from the coding sequence ATGGCAACGAAGCTCCGCGTCGAAACGATCGTCTCCTCTCCTTTCGAGGAGAACACCTACGTCTTGTGGCGCGACGGCGACCCACGCTGCGTGGTGATCGACCCCGGGCTCGAGCCGGGCGCCGTCATTGCTTGCATCGAAGAAAACGGGCTCGAGCCTGCGGCGATCCTCATCACGCACGGGCACACCGACCACATCGCCGGCAACGCCGGCATGAAGCAGCGATGGCCCGACTGCCCACTGGTGATCGGCCACGGCGACGCCCCCAAGCTCACCGACCCGTGGGCGAACCTGTCCGCCACCCACGGTTTCGAGATCGTCAGCCCCCCGGCAGACAAGCTGGTGGCCGAGGGGAACACCTACGAGGCCGCCGGCATCTCGTTCGAGGTGCGCGAGACCCCCGGGCACTCTACGGGCCACGTGGTGTTCATCAGCCGCGAGGCCGACGGCGTGCAGGTGTGGGGGGGCGACGTGTTGTTCGCCGGCAGCGTGGGGCGGACCGACTTCCCGGGGTGCAGCTTCGAGGTGCTCCGCGAGTCGATCGAGACCCAGCTCTTCACGCTAGAAGACGAAGCGGTGGTCTACCCGGGCCACGGCCCCACGACCACCATCGGCAAAGAAAAGCGGACCAACCCTTTTGTCGGCAAGGCGGTCCGCTAA
- a CDS encoding DUF1571 domain-containing protein, with the protein MIGSKMLKSLAAYSCLAATLGAGEVTNPIYRVAEQQAVAPAGADSHVKNALGVVEQTSAGAIQQTAGQTPGLEKSPFDLVQRDGEHPLMPCIRLAKQGVAEMDANIQDYSCIMTKLERIDGKLGEPQHIELKVRHQPFSVYMKFITPKTGQEALYVENQNSGKMVAMGSGFLRKFGKQELAPTHAWAMKGQLYPITMTGMRNLTTELLKIAEEDVKYGECEVRYADSTINQRPCTMIEARHPVPRRNFRFNVARIFIDNELRIPVAYAAYLWPTTEGGDPVLAEQYVYTDIKLNNGYTDADFDKNNPNIFQ; encoded by the coding sequence ATGATTGGTTCCAAGATGCTCAAGAGTTTAGCCGCGTATTCTTGCCTCGCCGCCACCCTGGGGGCGGGCGAGGTCACCAACCCGATTTACCGCGTCGCCGAGCAGCAGGCCGTGGCGCCGGCCGGCGCCGACTCGCACGTCAAGAACGCGTTGGGCGTGGTCGAACAGACCAGCGCGGGCGCCATCCAGCAGACGGCGGGGCAAACGCCGGGGCTGGAGAAGTCCCCTTTCGACCTGGTGCAGCGCGACGGCGAGCACCCGCTGATGCCGTGCATCCGCCTGGCCAAGCAAGGGGTGGCCGAGATGGACGCGAACATCCAAGACTACTCCTGCATCATGACCAAGCTGGAGCGGATCGACGGCAAGCTGGGTGAGCCGCAGCACATCGAGCTAAAGGTGCGTCATCAGCCCTTCAGCGTGTACATGAAGTTCATCACCCCCAAGACGGGGCAAGAGGCGTTGTACGTCGAGAACCAGAACAGCGGCAAGATGGTGGCCATGGGCTCCGGCTTCTTGCGGAAGTTTGGGAAGCAGGAACTTGCGCCCACGCACGCCTGGGCGATGAAGGGCCAGCTCTATCCCATCACCATGACCGGAATGCGGAACCTGACGACCGAGCTACTGAAGATCGCCGAAGAAGACGTGAAGTACGGCGAGTGCGAAGTCCGCTACGCAGACAGCACCATCAACCAGCGGCCCTGCACGATGATCGAGGCCCGCCACCCGGTGCCCCGCCGCAACTTCCGCTTCAACGTGGCGAGGATCTTTATCGACAACGAATTGCGGATCCCGGTCGCCTACGCCGCCTACCTGTGGCCCACCACCGAGGGGGGCGACCCCGTGCTGGCCGAGCAGTACGTCTACACAGACATCAAGCTGAACAACGGCTACACCGACGCAGACTTCGACAAGAACAACCCGAATATATTTCAGTAG
- a CDS encoding outer membrane protein assembly factor BamB family protein, with amino-acid sequence MNRSALLLLAIVSTQLGADWPQFRGPDGQGVAQGPAPLRWSEDSQNIRWAVDVPGRGFSSPVVIGDQVWLTTALETAGSKEEAVRRGKGGVKNEMEIASKLSLRALCYDRASGELLHDVELFDTTEIDPIHLLNSYASPTPVAEPGRVYCWFGTYGVAAIDTSTGEVLWRKRLPLDHYVGPGSSPVLWKDRLILTCDGADQQYVAALDTATGEIAWKTDRPPIREQNPDQRKSYCTPLIVDVRGRPQAIIPGAQWLVAYDPASGEELWRLDHGRGFSIVPRPVLWNDLVMCGTGFGQTEVIGVRLDGHGDVSDTHIVWRSKRQAPTQPSPVVAAGKLFTVNDQGIGVCYADGKETPLWQKRLGGAYSASPLAVGSRVYFFNRDGLTTVLDADSQSSEPIAENQLPGPLMATPALVDGELLIRTGGKLYAIGE; translated from the coding sequence ATGAATCGTAGCGCACTGCTGCTACTGGCAATCGTCTCCACTCAGCTCGGCGCCGACTGGCCGCAGTTCCGCGGACCCGATGGTCAGGGCGTAGCCCAGGGCCCCGCGCCGCTGCGGTGGAGCGAAGACTCCCAGAACATCCGCTGGGCCGTCGACGTGCCGGGCCGCGGCTTTTCCTCTCCCGTGGTGATCGGCGACCAGGTGTGGCTGACCACGGCGCTGGAGACCGCCGGCTCTAAAGAGGAGGCGGTACGGCGTGGCAAAGGGGGGGTGAAGAACGAGATGGAGATCGCCTCGAAGCTCTCGCTCCGCGCGCTCTGCTACGACCGCGCCAGCGGCGAGCTGCTGCACGACGTTGAGCTGTTTGACACGACCGAGATCGACCCGATCCACTTGCTCAACAGCTACGCCTCGCCGACCCCTGTCGCGGAGCCGGGCCGCGTCTACTGCTGGTTCGGCACCTACGGCGTGGCCGCGATCGATACCTCGACTGGCGAGGTGCTGTGGCGCAAGCGTCTGCCGCTGGACCACTACGTCGGCCCCGGCAGCTCACCCGTCTTGTGGAAGGACCGGCTGATCCTCACCTGCGACGGCGCCGATCAGCAGTACGTCGCCGCGCTCGACACGGCCACCGGCGAGATCGCTTGGAAGACCGACCGACCGCCGATCCGCGAGCAGAACCCCGACCAGCGGAAGTCGTACTGCACGCCGCTGATCGTCGACGTCCGGGGCAGGCCGCAGGCGATCATCCCGGGCGCCCAGTGGCTGGTCGCCTACGATCCGGCCAGCGGCGAAGAACTGTGGCGGCTCGATCACGGCCGCGGGTTCTCCATCGTCCCGCGCCCCGTCCTGTGGAACGACCTGGTGATGTGCGGCACCGGCTTCGGGCAGACCGAGGTCATCGGCGTGCGCCTCGATGGCCACGGAGACGTGAGCGACACGCACATCGTGTGGCGCAGCAAGCGGCAGGCGCCGACGCAGCCCTCGCCGGTGGTGGCGGCCGGCAAGCTGTTTACGGTCAACGACCAAGGGATCGGCGTCTGCTACGCCGACGGCAAAGAGACGCCGCTGTGGCAGAAGCGGCTGGGGGGCGCCTACAGCGCGTCGCCGCTCGCGGTGGGGAGCCGTGTTTACTTCTTCAACCGCGACGGGCTGACGACCGTCCTCGACGCCGACAGCCAGTCGTCCGAACCGATCGCAGAGAACCAGTTGCCGGGGCCGCTGATGGCGACCCCCGCCTTGGTGGACGGCGAACTACTAATCCGCACCGGCGGCAAGCTGTACGCGATTGGTGAGTAG
- a CDS encoding undecaprenyl-phosphate glucose phosphotransferase, which produces MTPIRVAESLLPAAHRLYDAAAIAGVLLLALQATPTGGGAGHSLTNEWAIVAACAVLIFHTAAELTGLYRSWRGARLRRELGCIVLTWVYTLPVLFGIGLLSGYNGRFTYESKLIWIVGAPLVMLAARALFGAVQAALRARGYNLKHVAVCGVNELGIQLARNLKRSPELGLSLTGFYDDRPGDRLAELPEDLQGFAGKLTDLVAAARSGAVEIVYITFPMRAEDRIRGVLAALADTTASVYIVPDFFVFQLLHARWTSIDGLPAVSVHENPLSGIDGLTKRAFDLVVGGLGLAALTLPMLVIAAAVKFTSPGPVFFRQKRYGLDGREIRVWKFRSMRVQENGAEVRQATKGDDRITPVGRVLRKTSLDELPQLLNVIEGTMSLVGPRPHATAHNEQYRSLIDGYMLRHKVKPGITGLAQVRGYRGETDTLDKMQGRVYFDHQYIRNWSIWMDLRILFETISVVFKQENAY; this is translated from the coding sequence ATGACCCCGATCCGTGTTGCCGAATCGCTGCTCCCCGCGGCCCACCGTCTGTACGACGCGGCCGCCATCGCCGGCGTGCTGTTGCTGGCGCTGCAAGCGACCCCTACCGGGGGCGGGGCGGGGCACTCGCTGACCAACGAGTGGGCCATCGTGGCGGCCTGCGCGGTGCTGATCTTTCACACCGCCGCGGAGCTGACGGGGTTGTACCGAAGCTGGCGCGGCGCGCGGCTGCGGCGTGAGCTCGGCTGCATCGTGCTGACCTGGGTCTATACGCTGCCGGTGCTGTTTGGGATCGGCCTGCTGAGCGGCTACAACGGGCGGTTCACCTACGAGTCGAAGCTGATCTGGATCGTCGGCGCCCCGCTGGTGATGCTCGCCGCCAGGGCATTGTTCGGCGCCGTGCAAGCGGCGCTGCGGGCGCGTGGGTACAACCTGAAGCACGTAGCGGTGTGCGGTGTGAACGAGCTGGGCATCCAGCTCGCCCGCAACCTGAAACGTTCGCCGGAGCTGGGCCTGTCGCTCACCGGCTTCTACGACGACCGCCCCGGCGACCGCCTGGCGGAGCTGCCCGAAGACCTGCAGGGCTTCGCCGGCAAGCTCACCGACCTGGTGGCCGCGGCCCGCAGCGGCGCGGTTGAGATCGTCTACATCACGTTCCCGATGCGTGCAGAAGACCGCATCCGTGGCGTGCTGGCGGCGCTGGCCGACACCACGGCCAGCGTCTACATCGTGCCCGACTTCTTCGTCTTTCAACTGTTGCACGCCCGCTGGACCAGCATCGACGGCCTGCCCGCGGTGAGCGTGCACGAGAACCCCCTGTCGGGGATCGACGGGCTCACCAAACGCGCGTTCGACCTGGTGGTCGGGGGGCTGGGGCTGGCGGCGCTGACGCTGCCGATGCTCGTGATCGCCGCGGCCGTCAAGTTCACCAGCCCCGGGCCGGTCTTCTTCCGCCAGAAGCGCTACGGGCTCGATGGCCGCGAGATCCGCGTGTGGAAGTTCCGCTCGATGCGGGTGCAGGAGAACGGCGCCGAGGTCCGCCAGGCCACCAAGGGAGACGACCGCATTACCCCCGTGGGCCGGGTGCTGCGGAAGACCTCGCTGGACGAGCTGCCGCAGCTCTTGAACGTGATCGAAGGGACGATGAGCCTGGTGGGCCCTCGGCCCCACGCCACGGCCCACAACGAGCAGTACCGCTCGCTGATCGACGGCTACATGCTCCGCCACAAGGTGAAGCCGGGCATCACGGGGCTGGCCCAGGTGCGGGGCTACCGTGGCGAGACCGACACGCTCGACAAGATGCAGGGCCGCGTCTACTTCGACCACCAGTACATCCGCAACTGGTCGATCTGGATGGACCTGCGGATCTTGTTCGAGACGATCTCGGTGGTCTTCAAGCAAGAAAACGCGTACTAG